Proteins encoded within one genomic window of Candidatus Methylomirabilota bacterium:
- a CDS encoding ABC transporter substrate-binding protein: MRLDRRSFVRLVGTGAIVWAHAGCTQGRFPGPREPYSATRRPVIGYLSGWSAEESRPIVAAFHAGLKEAGYVEGMNVLVESRFADGQVDRIPDLAKELARRPVTVLVATGGAQTAVRAKPMVPPIMPIVFAMSEDPVKLGLMTNMTRPGNNVTGIRFVIDDLATKGVEIVHELLPKATLVGFLVNPDDPDSEPRTRGAQTAADALGLKLVVVGASTESAIDAAFDGLAQQRVGVLLVDVARFLTEQRRKITALAARHALPTVYPLREFVDAGGLLSYGISIADANRQLGIYTTQVLRGARPGDLPVIQATKHELIINRRVAQVLLLPVPRTMLVRADEVRD, encoded by the coding sequence ATGCGGCTCGACCGGCGGTCATTCGTTCGGCTCGTGGGGACGGGAGCCATCGTCTGGGCCCACGCCGGCTGCACACAAGGACGCTTTCCGGGACCTCGAGAGCCGTATTCGGCGACCCGGCGGCCGGTCATCGGCTATCTCAGCGGCTGGTCCGCGGAGGAATCGAGGCCCATCGTCGCCGCGTTCCACGCGGGCTTGAAGGAAGCCGGCTACGTCGAGGGGATGAACGTCCTCGTCGAGTCCCGGTTCGCCGACGGCCAGGTCGACCGCATCCCCGACCTGGCCAAGGAGCTGGCGCGCCGCCCGGTGACCGTGCTCGTGGCCACCGGGGGGGCACAGACCGCCGTCCGGGCCAAGCCGATGGTGCCGCCCATCATGCCGATCGTCTTCGCGATGAGCGAGGATCCCGTCAAGCTCGGTCTGATGACCAACATGACCCGCCCGGGCAACAACGTCACCGGCATACGCTTCGTCATCGACGATCTGGCCACCAAGGGGGTCGAGATCGTCCACGAGCTCCTCCCCAAAGCGACGCTGGTCGGCTTCCTCGTCAACCCCGACGACCCCGACAGCGAGCCACGCACGCGCGGGGCCCAGACCGCCGCGGACGCGCTCGGGCTCAAGCTGGTCGTCGTGGGGGCGAGCACGGAGAGCGCGATCGACGCGGCCTTCGACGGGCTCGCGCAGCAGCGGGTGGGGGTGCTGCTCGTGGATGTCGCGCGGTTCCTGACCGAGCAGCGGCGCAAGATCACCGCCCTCGCCGCCCGGCATGCGCTGCCCACCGTGTATCCGCTGCGGGAGTTCGTGGACGCGGGCGGTCTCCTGTCCTATGGCATCAGCATTGCCGACGCGAACCGGCAACTCGGCATCTACACCACGCAGGTGCTTCGGGGCGCCCGGCCGGGGGACCTGCCGGTGATTCAGGCGACGAAGCACGAGCTCATCATCAACCGACGTGTGGCCCAGGTGCTCCTGCTGCCGGTGCCGAGGACGATGCTGGTCCGCGCCGACGAGGTGCGCGACTGA
- a CDS encoding enoyl-CoA hydratase-related protein → MTYEAIRYEVADHVATVTLNRPDVHNAMNNAMRRELTEVFTRLATDDTVRVALVTGAGERAFSAGADIREFVEPLVPAQFREERKRIDFRQAMDRCPQPIIAAIRGYAFGGGLELALACDIRIAADDAQLGLTEINLAIIPGGGGTQRLPRLVGRGKALEMILTGQRVPAEEALRIGLVERVVPAAELAGAAATFARAIAAKAPIALRYAKEAVVGGMALPLADGIRLEADLSTLLRTTEDRLEGARAFLEKRKPNWSGR, encoded by the coding sequence ATGACCTACGAGGCGATCCGGTATGAGGTGGCCGATCACGTTGCCACCGTCACCCTGAACCGGCCCGACGTGCACAACGCCATGAACAACGCCATGCGCCGCGAGCTGACCGAGGTGTTCACGCGCCTCGCCACCGACGACACCGTGCGGGTGGCCCTGGTCACGGGCGCGGGCGAGCGCGCCTTCTCCGCGGGCGCGGACATCCGCGAGTTCGTGGAGCCGCTGGTGCCCGCGCAGTTCCGTGAGGAGCGCAAGCGCATCGACTTCCGCCAGGCGATGGACCGGTGTCCCCAGCCCATCATCGCCGCCATACGCGGCTACGCGTTCGGGGGCGGGCTCGAGCTCGCGCTGGCCTGCGACATCCGCATCGCCGCCGACGATGCGCAGCTCGGCCTGACCGAGATCAACCTCGCCATCATCCCCGGCGGCGGCGGGACCCAGCGGCTGCCCCGGCTGGTCGGCCGCGGCAAGGCGCTCGAGATGATCCTCACCGGCCAGCGGGTACCCGCGGAGGAGGCGCTCCGCATCGGACTGGTGGAGCGTGTGGTGCCGGCGGCCGAGCTGGCCGGGGCCGCCGCCACCTTCGCGCGCGCCATCGCCGCGAAGGCGCCGATCGCCCTGCGCTACGCCAAGGAGGCGGTGGTGGGTGGGATGGCCCTGCCGCTGGCCGACGGCATTCGCCTCGAGGCGGACCTCTCGACGTTGCTGCGCACCACCGAAGATCGCCTGGAGGGCGCCCGCGCCTTCCTCGAGAAGCGCAAGCCGAACTGGTCGGGCCGCTAG
- a CDS encoding DinB family protein, translated as MPFAYFKRLNRAQQAIYLRSDAITAVPLSSPEALRTRVAALAAALAGEERAATEAAAQQLVSALAGALRLPPVRVQVLAVRPHARWGELHGLYEAEPRSGKAPLITLWMRTAKQRRVVAFRTFLRTLLHEVGHHLDYAGLELSDSFHTEGFYARESHLFHQLVTDAEGAVEKGPPVEDSLARLARTPDDLAAAIAGADDAALSRRPSAHAWSAKEIVCHVRDTEEPFLAFFQAMLDLDEPRYDDGSAPERWVDDRQYRRNDTVEALETFRRRRAESLAFLRHLTPAQWARRGIHPARGMLTLAEFAGLLAAHDGDHVDQLRRALKGST; from the coding sequence ATGCCCTTCGCCTACTTCAAGCGGCTGAATCGCGCGCAGCAGGCAATCTATCTCCGCAGCGACGCCATCACCGCCGTGCCGCTATCGAGCCCGGAGGCCCTGCGCACGCGGGTCGCTGCCCTCGCCGCCGCGCTCGCCGGCGAGGAGCGGGCGGCGACGGAGGCAGCCGCCCAGCAGCTCGTGAGCGCGCTGGCCGGCGCGTTGCGGCTGCCGCCGGTCCGGGTGCAGGTGCTCGCCGTCCGGCCCCACGCGCGCTGGGGTGAGCTCCACGGCCTCTACGAAGCGGAGCCGCGCAGCGGGAAGGCGCCGCTGATCACGCTCTGGATGCGCACGGCCAAGCAGCGCCGGGTGGTCGCGTTCCGCACCTTTCTCCGCACGCTGCTCCACGAGGTGGGGCATCATCTCGACTACGCGGGGCTCGAGCTGAGCGACTCCTTCCACACCGAGGGCTTCTACGCGCGAGAGTCCCACCTCTTTCACCAGCTTGTGACCGACGCCGAGGGCGCCGTAGAGAAGGGCCCTCCTGTGGAGGACTCGCTCGCGCGCCTCGCGCGCACCCCCGACGACCTCGCCGCAGCCATCGCGGGCGCGGACGACGCGGCCCTGTCCCGACGTCCCTCCGCCCATGCCTGGAGCGCGAAGGAGATCGTGTGTCACGTGCGGGACACCGAGGAGCCCTTCCTCGCCTTCTTCCAGGCCATGCTCGACCTGGACGAGCCCCGCTATGACGACGGCAGCGCGCCCGAGCGGTGGGTGGACGATCGGCAGTATCGGCGCAACGACACCGTCGAGGCTCTCGAGACCTTCCGGCGCCGGCGGGCGGAGTCGCTCGCCTTCCTGCGCCATCTCACCCCCGCGCAGTGGGCGCGGCGCGGCATCCATCCCGCCCGGGGAATGCTCACGCTGGCCGAGTTCGCGGGCCTCCTCGCCGCCCACGACGGGGATCACGTCGACCAGCTGCGGCGGGCGCTGAAAGGAAGCACCTGA
- a CDS encoding acetamidase/formamidase family protein — protein MARLRTRRWLATGIALAAVLLSLGLYATAQQVEESKRDRTVPIAGGNYHVLPATLETTQWGWLDPHESPKLVVNSGDTVAVETMMHSHNKIVPGTTMDEIVALRRANPGGGPHSLTGPIYVNGAEPGDVMEIRILKIVPKAFGTNFSLPGKDFPTIGALASEMPNGYLKYFYLDWDKRQAEFKPGLTVDLQPFPGTLAVGIDPRDPSPRKGGSTDPMAPVSTLRPWKNGSNMDINELQEGSTIFIPIFLRGGLVWTGDSHCRQGNGEVNLTALECSYREIVMQLIVRKDMKLEWPRIETRTHWIMTGFDEDLNKAMVAAVRETVDFLAAQKMVPLDRYEAYALTSMVGDCRVSQVVDVRKGVHCMIPKSVFAKK, from the coding sequence ATGGCCCGACTCCGGACCCGCCGGTGGCTCGCGACCGGTATCGCCCTCGCCGCCGTTCTGCTGAGCCTGGGGCTCTACGCCACCGCCCAGCAGGTCGAGGAATCGAAGCGCGACCGCACGGTGCCGATCGCCGGCGGCAACTACCACGTGCTTCCGGCGACGCTCGAGACCACGCAATGGGGCTGGCTCGATCCCCACGAGTCCCCCAAGCTCGTGGTGAACTCCGGCGACACCGTCGCCGTCGAGACCATGATGCATTCCCACAACAAGATCGTCCCCGGCACCACCATGGACGAGATCGTCGCCCTCCGGCGCGCCAATCCCGGCGGTGGCCCACACTCCCTCACCGGGCCCATCTACGTCAATGGCGCCGAGCCCGGTGACGTGATGGAGATCCGCATCCTGAAGATCGTGCCCAAGGCCTTCGGGACCAACTTCAGCCTGCCCGGCAAGGACTTCCCCACCATCGGCGCGCTGGCCTCCGAGATGCCGAACGGCTATCTCAAGTACTTCTACCTCGACTGGGACAAGCGGCAGGCCGAGTTCAAGCCCGGCCTCACGGTGGATCTGCAACCTTTCCCCGGCACCCTCGCCGTCGGCATCGACCCCAGGGATCCGTCGCCCCGCAAGGGGGGCTCCACCGACCCCATGGCGCCGGTGTCCACGCTGCGGCCCTGGAAGAACGGCTCCAACATGGACATCAACGAGCTGCAGGAAGGCTCCACGATCTTCATTCCCATCTTCCTCAGGGGTGGGCTCGTGTGGACGGGCGACTCGCACTGCCGCCAGGGCAACGGCGAGGTGAATCTGACCGCGCTCGAGTGCTCGTACCGCGAGATCGTCATGCAGCTCATCGTGCGCAAGGACATGAAGCTCGAGTGGCCGCGCATCGAGACGCGCACCCACTGGATCATGACCGGCTTCGACGAGGACCTGAACAAGGCGATGGTCGCCGCCGTGCGCGAGACCGTCGACTTCCTGGCCGCGCAGAAGATGGTGCCGCTGGACCGGTACGAGGCCTACGCGCTGACCTCGATGGTCGGCGACTGCCGGGTCAGCCAGGTCGTGGACGTCCGCAAGGGCGTGCACTGCATGATCCCCAAGAGCGTGTTCGCCAAGAAGTAG
- a CDS encoding metal ABC transporter substrate-binding protein, whose amino-acid sequence MACLAALLAALLLAAAPAWGGGALSVVTTTTDLKALVEAVGGDRVRAESLTPAVHDPHAVEVKPGQLARLRDAALLVRIGLDHEPWLARAVQTAGNPALARGARGDLDVSTGIELLDAETVRARPARGGHVHGLGNTHYWLDPENARVITASILGGLARVAPADQAAFTANRARFLARLDAGLARWTRAAAPLRGLRVVVAHDSWPYFARRFGLIIVAAIEPSPGVPPSPQSLGALTTHMREGAVRLVIAEPWSNPSVVSQVAARGGARVVTLPASVGADPDATDYLTLFDLDIRRLVEAAAAAAPR is encoded by the coding sequence GTGGCGTGCCTCGCGGCGCTGCTCGCCGCCCTCCTGCTCGCCGCCGCCCCCGCCTGGGGCGGCGGCGCGCTGTCCGTCGTCACGACCACCACCGATCTGAAGGCGCTGGTGGAGGCGGTGGGAGGTGACCGCGTCCGTGCGGAGAGCCTGACCCCCGCCGTCCACGATCCCCACGCCGTCGAGGTGAAGCCGGGGCAGCTCGCACGGCTCCGCGACGCGGCCCTGCTCGTGCGCATCGGGCTCGACCACGAGCCCTGGCTGGCGCGCGCCGTCCAGACCGCAGGCAATCCCGCGCTGGCCCGCGGCGCGCGCGGCGATCTCGACGTCTCGACCGGCATCGAACTGCTCGACGCGGAGACGGTGCGCGCGCGCCCCGCGCGAGGCGGGCACGTGCACGGCCTCGGCAACACCCACTACTGGCTCGATCCCGAGAACGCGCGCGTCATCACCGCGAGCATTCTCGGCGGGCTCGCGCGGGTGGCGCCGGCGGACCAGGCCGCCTTCACCGCCAATCGCGCGCGCTTCCTGGCCCGTCTCGACGCCGGCCTCGCGCGCTGGACGCGCGCCGCCGCGCCGCTGCGCGGCCTCCGCGTGGTGGTGGCGCATGACTCGTGGCCATACTTCGCGCGCCGATTCGGGCTCATCATCGTGGCCGCCATCGAGCCGAGCCCCGGCGTGCCGCCCTCCCCGCAGTCGCTCGGCGCGCTGACAACCCACATGCGAGAGGGCGCGGTGCGGCTCGTGATCGCCGAGCCCTGGTCGAATCCCTCGGTGGTCAGCCAGGTCGCCGCGCGCGGCGGCGCCCGCGTGGTTACGCTGCCCGCGTCGGTGGGCGCGGATCCCGACGCCACCGACTACCTGACCCTCTTCGACCTCGACATCCGTCGCCTCGTCGAGGCCGCCGCCGCGGCGGCCCCGCGCTAG
- a CDS encoding metal ABC transporter permease, with protein sequence MLDILAVPFLACLVLTGIHVYLGLHVLARGVIFVDLALAQVAALGITAAFLAGHAIQSPAAYWYALAFAVAGAGFLAASRTRRVALPQEAIIGIVYVVSAAAAILALDRAPQGAEQIKQLLVGSILTVTLAEVGAVAALYAAVGALHWLVRRPLLEISLDGNGARERGRRVVVWDAVFYVTFALVVTSSVRLAGVLLVFAYLVIPAALAVLVVTSVPARLAVGWTVGILASAGGLVAAYRWDLPTGASVVTCLGAVLAAAALARGAGTLAGAARRGGWRALRGAAGIVCGAVALSGLLLLLFPAMDHPWLDLLEAGVPAVRHLFLTPAEREADTESRRALAGAEAELTRLRALQDDARWGRRELTPEKQERLRQFLAGRGEIAAGDRLVLATHRARARTRQRWVLGAPLFLAGAAGAFTLFRGRATGS encoded by the coding sequence ATGCTCGACATCCTCGCAGTGCCCTTTCTCGCCTGCCTCGTCCTCACCGGCATCCACGTCTATCTGGGCTTGCATGTCCTCGCCCGCGGCGTGATCTTCGTGGACCTGGCCCTCGCTCAGGTCGCCGCGCTCGGCATCACGGCGGCGTTCCTGGCCGGCCATGCGATCCAGAGCCCGGCCGCCTACTGGTATGCGCTGGCCTTCGCGGTGGCGGGCGCTGGCTTCCTCGCCGCCTCCCGCACCCGCCGGGTCGCCCTCCCGCAGGAGGCCATCATCGGGATCGTGTACGTGGTGTCAGCGGCCGCCGCGATCCTCGCGCTCGACCGCGCGCCCCAGGGCGCCGAGCAGATCAAGCAGCTCCTGGTGGGAAGCATCCTCACCGTCACCCTCGCCGAGGTGGGCGCCGTCGCCGCGCTGTACGCGGCGGTGGGCGCGCTCCACTGGCTCGTGCGCCGCCCGCTGCTCGAGATCTCGCTGGACGGGAACGGCGCGCGGGAGCGGGGCCGCCGTGTCGTCGTGTGGGATGCCGTCTTCTACGTGACGTTCGCCCTCGTGGTCACGAGCTCGGTGCGCCTGGCCGGCGTGCTCCTCGTCTTCGCCTATCTCGTGATCCCCGCCGCGCTGGCCGTGCTCGTGGTCACGTCAGTGCCGGCGCGGCTGGCGGTGGGCTGGACCGTCGGCATCCTCGCCTCGGCGGGGGGGCTCGTCGCCGCGTACCGATGGGATCTCCCGACCGGGGCCAGCGTCGTCACCTGTCTGGGCGCCGTGCTGGCGGCCGCCGCGCTCGCCCGAGGGGCCGGCACCCTCGCGGGGGCGGCCCGCCGCGGAGGGTGGCGCGCGCTCCGCGGCGCCGCCGGCATCGTCTGCGGCGCGGTGGCGCTGAGTGGCCTGCTGCTCCTCCTCTTCCCAGCGATGGATCACCCGTGGCTCGATCTGCTTGAGGCCGGCGTCCCCGCCGTGCGGCACCTCTTCCTCACGCCGGCCGAGCGCGAGGCGGACACCGAGAGCCGCCGCGCCCTCGCTGGCGCCGAGGCCGAGCTGACCCGCCTGCGCGCGCTGCAGGACGACGCGCGATGGGGCCGCCGCGAGCTTACGCCGGAGAAGCAGGAGCGCCTCCGGCAATTCCTGGCGGGGCGCGGGGAGATCGCGGCGGGCGATCGGCTGGTGCTGGCCACCCACCGCGCGCGGGCGCGGACCCGTCAACGCTGGGTCCTGGGCGCGCCCCTCTTCCTGGCCGGCGCCGCGGGCGCCTTCACGCTCTTCCGCGGCCGCGCCACCGGCTCGTAG
- a CDS encoding LLM class flavin-dependent oxidoreductase translates to MPRIACFINAGAALADAVALAARADTLGYDSVWTTHGLGRDALLVLGAYGAAAPRIGLGSGVIPIYPRHPVLLAQEALTLADVSGGRVRLGIGVSHAPMMAQALGLDMGRPLDVMREYVAVLRGALTGKVQHKGARYQVTWQSGLPRLPEPPSILLGGLGTKMLELAGEVADGAVLWLAAPDYIRREALPAIRRGRERAGKPLAGFEVVAAVPAAITVDRGAALGTFRTELTRYLALPFYRAMLEKSGFRGEIAAYDKAPGPEAVPERLLGALGAIGDYRALAAFVAAHRDAGVTLPAVRPIGFPDAPHYLSTLEAGATC, encoded by the coding sequence GTGCCGCGCATCGCCTGCTTCATCAACGCGGGCGCCGCCCTCGCGGACGCCGTCGCCCTCGCCGCCCGGGCTGACACGCTCGGCTACGACAGCGTGTGGACTACGCACGGGCTGGGGCGCGACGCGCTGCTCGTGCTGGGCGCCTACGGCGCCGCCGCGCCGCGCATCGGGCTCGGCAGCGGCGTGATCCCGATCTACCCGCGTCATCCCGTGCTCCTCGCGCAGGAGGCGCTCACCCTCGCCGATGTCAGCGGCGGCCGGGTGCGGCTCGGCATCGGCGTCAGCCACGCGCCCATGATGGCGCAGGCGCTCGGCCTCGACATGGGCCGCCCGCTGGACGTGATGCGCGAGTACGTGGCGGTCCTGCGTGGGGCACTGACGGGTAAGGTCCAGCACAAGGGCGCCCGGTATCAGGTGACGTGGCAGAGCGGGCTGCCCCGCCTGCCGGAGCCTCCGTCGATCCTGCTCGGCGGCCTCGGCACCAAGATGCTGGAGCTCGCCGGCGAGGTCGCCGACGGCGCCGTGCTGTGGCTGGCCGCGCCGGACTACATCCGCCGCGAGGCCCTGCCCGCCATCCGCCGCGGCCGCGAGCGCGCGGGCAAGCCGCTGGCCGGCTTCGAGGTCGTCGCCGCCGTGCCCGCCGCGATCACGGTGGACCGCGGCGCCGCGCTGGGCACCTTCCGGACCGAGCTGACGCGGTATCTCGCGCTGCCGTTCTACCGCGCGATGCTCGAGAAGAGTGGCTTCCGCGGGGAGATCGCGGCGTACGACAAAGCGCCGGGGCCCGAGGCGGTGCCGGAGCGCCTGCTCGGCGCCCTCGGCGCCATCGGGGACTATCGCGCGCTCGCTGCCTTCGTGGCGGCGCATCGCGACGCCGGCGTCACGCTGCCGGCCGTCCGTCCCATCGGCTTCCCCGACGCCCCGCACTACCTCTCCACTCTCGAGGCGGGCGCGACCTGCTGA